In Oryza sativa Japonica Group chromosome 11, ASM3414082v1, the following are encoded in one genomic region:
- the LOC136353854 gene encoding uncharacterized protein, which produces MWRRYAHVQVRRGYPDFVFEFDRLQPSDVIWEPYTEEAVAARAPLGLSSLCTRDQAYWLTILPMVFDIFVEPHCPQRVMRQFGLRQVFPGNVQPTVLPADHSLTRRGQLAGALWAPRVQQYVDDWVLATEEVINELFPHTEENYRDYLRWYLPRTRAHVTFTPDAPEPHVAAVTDAYPTHRDRDYFVAADAARDISADITAVQVRLNRGLHLTDVKQRVTFARMQEKMRAVMRVFSCRSAVDVVPPAGPVHPRPRAPTVGAGPHLPSSAPSFGAVRPTAPVSHGPRLPSSAFAGTTGASASSAGAFATSSGAFASSSSHGASIPRPHGYAAGIFGTGASSSHAGRTGPTSQFYDDDLHGADHQDVLGSSQLGGAPKAHTQEQPEVTPVQAGRVGRAIPPDRLTYSQGHIRAQGRRDRGKRPRQ; this is translated from the exons atgtgg cgtcgttacgctcacgtccaggtgagacgtggttacccggacttcgtgttcgagtttgaccgtctccagccgagcgacgtcatctgggagccgtacacagaagaggccgtcgctgcgagagcaccgctaggactttcgtccttgtgcacacgcgaccaggcttactggctcaccatcctgccgatggtgttcgacattttcgttgagcctcactgcccgcagcgtgtgatgagacagttcggacttaggcaggtgtttccgggcaacgtgcagccgaccgtcctccctgccgaccactc gttgactcgacggggacagctagcaggcgcactttgggctccacgtgtacagcagtacgttgacgactgggtgttagctacagaggaggtgatcaacgagctcttcccacacacggaggagaactaccgtgactaccttcgctggtaccttcctcgcactcgtgcgcatgtgaccttcactccagacgcaccagagccgcacgttgccgctgtcacagacgcgtatcccacgcaccgtgaccgagactacttcgtggcg gctgatgccgcacgggatatcagtgccgatatcaccgcagtccaggtgaggttgaacagaggtttgcacttgactgacgttaagcagagggtgaccttcgcccggatgcaggagaagatgcgtgcggtcatgcgcgtcttctcctgtcgcagcgccgtggacgtcgtacctccagctggtccggtacacccacggcctcgcgcgcctaccgtcggagcaggacctcatttgccttcgagcgcccctagcttcggagcagtgcgacctacagcaccggtttcgcacg gacctcgtctgccttcgagcgcgttcgcaggcacgaccggcgcttccgcgagctccgcaggggcgttcgccacctcttcgggcgcgttcgccagctcttcctctcacggagcgtcgatccctcgcccacacg gatatgcagccgggatcttcggtactggggcctcttcgtctcacgccggtaggactggtcctactagccagttctacgacgacgacttgcacggtgcagaccaccaggacgtactaggctcctctcagcttggaggagctccaaaggcgcacactcaggagcagccagaggtcacacctgtacaggcaggacgggttggccgtgccatacccccggaccgactcacgtactcccaggggcacattagggcgcagggtaggagggacaggggtaagaggcctcgtcagtag